From Yersinia hibernica, a single genomic window includes:
- the yegQ gene encoding tRNA 5-hydroxyuridine modification protein YegQ, translating into MSLTKSSSSTSGANLPFTPELLSPAGTLKNMRYAFAYGADAVYAGQPRYSLRVRNNEFNHENLALGIQEAHALGKRFYVVVNIAPHNSKLKTFLRDLKPVIDMGPDALIMSDPGLIMMVREAFPQMDIHLSVQANAVNWATVKFWQQMGLTRVILSRELSLEEIAEIRAQVPDMELEIFVHGALCMAYSGRCLLSGYINKRDPNQGTCTNACRWEYNVQQGKEDDIGNIVHVHQPIAVKNVEPTLGIGAPTDKVFMIEEAQRPGEYMTATEDEHGTYIMNSKDLRAIQHVERLTQMGVHSLKIEGRTKSFYYCARTAQVYRRAIDDAVAGKPFDPTLLTTLEGLAHRGYTEGFLRRHAHEEQQTYEYGYSVSERQQFVGEFTGVRRDGLAEVVVKNKFSVGDSVELMTPSGNIQFTLESMQDKKGQPVDIAPGNGHIMYLPIPQDINVEYGLLIRNLNGTNSRNPHEKA; encoded by the coding sequence ATGTCGTTAACAAAATCGTCATCATCAACATCTGGTGCAAATCTGCCTTTTACCCCGGAATTACTCTCCCCAGCCGGTACCCTTAAAAATATGCGCTATGCCTTTGCTTATGGCGCAGATGCGGTTTATGCCGGTCAGCCGCGCTATAGCCTGCGGGTACGGAATAATGAATTCAACCATGAGAATCTGGCCTTAGGTATTCAGGAGGCACATGCTTTGGGTAAGCGCTTTTATGTGGTGGTCAATATTGCGCCCCATAACTCAAAGCTGAAAACCTTCCTGCGCGACTTAAAACCGGTGATTGATATGGGGCCAGATGCCCTGATTATGTCTGATCCGGGTTTGATTATGATGGTGCGCGAGGCATTCCCTCAGATGGATATCCACCTGTCGGTGCAAGCCAATGCAGTGAACTGGGCCACCGTCAAATTCTGGCAGCAAATGGGGCTGACCCGGGTGATTCTTTCCCGTGAACTATCACTGGAGGAAATCGCTGAAATCCGCGCACAAGTGCCGGATATGGAACTGGAAATATTTGTCCACGGCGCACTGTGCATGGCTTATTCCGGCCGTTGCCTGCTCTCCGGTTATATCAATAAGCGCGATCCGAATCAGGGAACATGCACCAATGCCTGTCGCTGGGAATATAATGTCCAGCAGGGTAAAGAAGATGATATTGGTAATATCGTGCATGTCCACCAGCCTATTGCGGTGAAGAATGTTGAGCCCACCTTGGGTATCGGCGCGCCGACTGACAAAGTATTTATGATAGAAGAAGCCCAACGCCCTGGTGAGTATATGACCGCCACTGAAGATGAGCACGGCACTTATATCATGAATTCCAAAGACCTACGTGCTATTCAGCATGTGGAGCGCCTGACCCAGATGGGAGTGCATTCGCTGAAAATTGAGGGGCGCACTAAGTCATTTTATTATTGCGCCCGTACGGCGCAGGTTTATCGCCGCGCCATTGATGACGCCGTGGCCGGTAAACCTTTCGACCCGACGTTACTGACCACATTGGAGGGTCTGGCTCACCGCGGTTACACCGAAGGTTTCCTGCGCCGTCATGCCCATGAAGAGCAGCAAACCTATGAATATGGCTATTCTGTTTCGGAGCGCCAGCAATTTGTCGGCGAGTTTACCGGTGTGCGCCGTGATGGTTTGGCTGAGGTGGTGGTCAAAAATAAATTCTCGGTCGGTGACAGTGTTGAACTGATGACTCCCAGCGGTAATATCCAGTTTACCCTTGAAAGTATGCAGGATAAAAAAGGCCAACCGGTGGATATCGCACCGGGTAATGGGCATATCATGTATTTACCCATTCCACAGGACATTAATGTGGAATATGGCTTACTGATACGGAATCTGAATGGGACAAATAGCCGCAATCCCCATGAAAAAGCATAA